The genome window CGAAGCCGAACTCGTTGTTCGTGCCGTAGGTGATGTCGGCGGCGTACATCTCGCGCCGCTCCTCCGGGGTCTGGCCGGAGAGGATGACGCCGGTCGTCATGCCGAGGGCGCGGAAGACGCGGCCCATCAGCTCCGACTGGTAGCTCGCCAGGTAGTCGTTGACCGTGATGACGTGCACGCCGCGGCTGGCGATCGCGTTGAGGTAGGCCGCGGTGGTCGCCACCAGCGTCTTGCCCTCACCGGTCTTCATCTCGGCGATGTTGCCCAGGTGGAGGGCCGCTCCGCCCATGATCTGCACGTCGAAGTGACGCATGCCGAGCGTCCGCTTGGACGCCTCGCGCACGGCGGCGAACGCCTCGGGGAGGAGGTCGTCCAGCGACTCGCCGTTGCTGTAGCGCTCGCGGAGCTCGACGGTCTCGTGCATGAGTTCGTCGTCGGTCAGCTCGCTGAAGTCGTCCTCGAGGGCGTTGACCGCCTTCGCGTACGCCTCCAGGCGCCGGAGGGTGCGTCCCTCGCCGACGCGGAGAACCTTTTCAAGAACTGAGGCCACTGATGCACTCCATTTTGCTCGGTCGGGCCGATGATGCCCGCGCCCCGGCGGGCGCACGCCGCACGGCACACTCCGCCGACGTTAGAGAACATCGTACTTGGTCCTCCCCTGAGCACGTCCCGTGGTCCCTGGGAGGGCGCTGTAAGACCGGTGAACGGGATGTCGTCGGTCAAGGGGCGGGTTGCACAGCGCGTCAGCGCCGCGGTCGCACGCCCCCCTTCGTGCCAAACTCGCTGGATGAGTCGATCACGTCCGGACCCGCATGCCGCAGCCGCTGCCGAGCATGTCCGAAGAAGCGAGCAGAACCTGCACAATGTAGCCGAGAAGATTGCAGCATTTCGCAGATTATCCGCCGACGAACAGCGCCAGATCCTCGCAGAACTCGACGCCCGCGCAGAGCGGAGACAAGCGGGCGCCTTTTCCATGGCGACATCGACCCTCATGACCGTTGCTGCGACGTTCGTGACCGTCTTCGCGGCTGTCTACGTCGCGCTGCTCAACGGTTTCTTCACTTCGGTAGCACCACTGATCGACCCACAGACGGGCTTGGTCCGTGGCGATGAACCGCGCGACACAATGAATGCACTGAGCACCCTGCAGTTCGAGGTGCTGATCATCGCGGGGATTCTGGTCTGCTTGGCACTGGCAACGTCGCTTTATGCGCGTGACACGGATCGCCGACGAGCACTCTGCATCACCTGGGCGCGACTATATCGAGAAGCTCTTGAAGGTGCCGACAACAACCCGAAGAAGGTGCGATGGTTCATGTCCCAGCGGAGCGGCGCACAGCTCAAAGAGTGACCACACTCATTTCCGCGCAGAGGAACGCCGATGGCGCGCGCCGCCCGGGCGCACGCCATCGGCGCGTCTGACCTAGCCGAGCTTGCGGCTGGCGGTCGCGACCTCCTGCAGCTCCTCGGCGTCGTCGTCGAGGGCGATCACTCCGTAGTCCCAGCCCTTGCGCCGGTAGACGACGCTCGGCCGCTTGGTCTCCTGGTCCACGAACAGGTAGAAGTCGTGGCCCACGAGCTCCATGTAGTAGAGGGCGTCGTCGACGGTCATCGGGATGCTCGCGAAGACCTTCTGGCGGATGACGACGGGGCTGTACTCCTCCTCCGTCTCGCCCGCCTCCTCGGCCTCGTCCGTGACGGCGGGGACGCTGCCCGTCCGCACCTGGTCGAGCACGGAGACGGGGGCCGCCGCGAGCCCGACCGCGCTGAAGCCGTCCGTGCTCGCCTCGCGCAGCGATGTCGGCCGATGCTGGCCGCGATGCACCTTGCGCCTGTCCTTGGCCCTCCGCACGCGTTCGAGAAGCTTCCCGAGCGCGATGTCGAACGCAGCGTACTTGTCGGTTCCGGTCGCTTCCGACCTGACCACTGCTCGCGGTCCGACCAGGGTCAGCTCGACCCGGTCGTCTCCGTTCTGGGATCCGAGCTTCTCGTTGTGCCGGCTGACCTTGATCTCGAAGGAGATGGCCCGCTCGGCGAGATGCGCGACCTTGTCGGCCTTCTCGGTCGCGTATTCACGGAAGCGATCAGTGATTCCCAGGTTGCGTCCGACGATGTTGATGTCCATGGAGACCTCCCTGATCCGGCGTGACGTCCGCCCGGATCACGAAGGGCGGATCGCTCGCGCCTTTTCGACTACCGTAGTGCTCCCCCGCACGTAACGGAACCGTGATCGACGGGTGAATTCCAGGATTCGACTGGACGTCCGCTGAATGCGGCTACGCGGACCTGGTCACCGCCGGCGAAGCGGCGTACGCGCGATCGTCGCGGCGCCCGCAACCGACCCGCCGGCCGCGGTGATCGCCCGGGCGGCCTCCGCGATCGTGGCCCCGCTCGTCACGATGTCGTCGACGATCACGCAGCGCCGTCCGCGCAGCCGGCGGGACGCCACCATGCTGCCCGCCCGGTTGCCCGCCCGCGCCGCGCTCCCGAGCCCCGCCTGGTCGGCGGTCTGCCGGGTGAGCCGCAGCGCGCGCCAGAGCGGAGGCGGCAGCACCCGGGTGCGGGCGAGCACCGCGCCGGTCGGATGGTAGCCGCGCTTCCGCCAGGCCGCGCGGGTCGACGGGATCAGGACGGGGACGCTCGGGACGCCGTGTCCCGGTGGTCCGCCGTCATGCGCCGCGGCGAGCGCGGGCCGCAGCGAGCGCGCCAGGGCGCGGGTCGTGTCCACCCGCCCGGCGTCCTTGTACGCCAGCAGCACGGCTCTCGGGACATCCGCGTAGTCGAGGGACGACCACACGGTCACGCCCTGCACGGTCCGGCTGCGGAGGTCCTGCGTCAGGGCCCTGGTGCAGTCGGCGCAGAGCGAGCGGTCGGGGGCGGAGCATCCCGCGCAGCTCACCGGGAGCAGCACGGCCGCCGCGTCGAGGACGGCGTCGCGCAGCAGCGGGAGCGGAGAGGGACGGGAGCGCGTGTCGGAGATCGTCATGACCCCAGCCTGGCCGCGGCAGCGCGCCCTCCGGCCGGTCCGAGCGGATCCGTGGAGAACCGATCGGCAGAGCCCTGCTGTGGAGGAGCGGGCCGCGCGGAGAACCGGCCTCAGGGCTGCCCGAGCTGCACCGCGACGGCGCCGACCTTGTCGGTCTGGGTCTGCCAGCCGCTGCCCGTCGGCGCCTGCAGAGTGCCGTCGCCGGCGAGCACGAGGTACCGCGACAGCCCGCCTGCGCCCACGATCGTCCGGCCGGCCGACGGGCCGGCTGTGGTGGACGAGGTGCCGCCGATGGTCTGCTCGTTGATCCCTGTGGCGTCGCCGCTGGTGGCGCTGAGCACGACCACCGTGAGCTCGCCCGTCCAGGCGATGGAAGTCGGGCTGCCGTCGCCGACCGTCAGCTCGATAGGCGCCGTGATGGAGGTCGGCAGGCCGTCCGCGCCGCGCACCACCCCGGCCGCGACCACGGCGTAGCCGCTCCCCGTCCGGAGCACCGCGACCACCCGCGTCCCGTCGCGCGAGACGGCGAGCGCGACGATCCCGACCGCGCCCGGCCAGTCCACCTTGACGGCGTGCGGCTGGCCGTTGGCTCCGGCAACCTGGATCGCGTTCGGGGCCGTCGACGGCACGCTCCACAGCCAGCCCTGGTTGTCCAGCGCGGGAGCGATCAAGCCCGGGCGCAGGTCGACGTGCACCGGGTCGCCGGACTTGCGGACGAGCACCGCCACGCCGTGCGAGAGCACCGCCACCTCGTCGCGGGCCGCGTTCACGGTCGCGGCGGACGGCTGGAGGGCGACCACCTTGTCACTGAGCCCGCTCAGCGGCGTGATGGTCGACCCGTTGAGGAGCCCGAACGACTCGCCGCGGTAGACGATGGCGTGCGAGTCCACCGGCGGATCCTGCAAGGGCACCGCGTTGTCCGGCAGCTGCGCGATCTGCTGGGTGTTGCCCTCGATCGACAGCTGGACGGAGGACGCCAGCGAGCCGAGGCTCTGCTCCAGCTGCAACTGCATCCGCTGGAGCTGCAGCTGATCGGCCTGGCCCGCCTCCGAGCTCAGGTCGACGTGCGCGACGCCGTTCGACGTGGTGACCGACGGCACGGCCAGCTGCGTGCCCTGCGGGAAGGCGCTGGTCACGGCGCCGTTCAGCCACTTGGCCGGGCCGGCCAGCACGGCGCTCGCCACGCGGGTGGCGGCGGCCGCGACCCGGGCGGGGAACCAGCGGGCGTCCGGCACCAGGTAGGAGTAGTCCGCGTTGTAGAAGTAGAGCGTCTGCTGGCTGTAGACGGCGCGGAAGGTCGGGTCGTCGATGACGACACCGTCGGGGGCCACGGCGATGCGCCACTGGCCGTTCTCCTTGGTGAGCTGATAGCTGAGTCCGACGGGCGCGTTGCTCGACACCGGGTGGTACGCGCCGACGCTGTCCACATTGGCGACGGGGTTGACGTCCACCGACCACTGGTTGCCCGTGTGGTCGAAGGTGCGGCTGCGGCCGTCGTCCACCGTGACCGATTCGTCCGGGTTCCAGGACGCCCCCATCGACCGGGTGAGGTACTCCCGGGCGATGGCGAAGTTGTTCTTCGGACTGGACGCGGCGTCGATGAAGCCCTGGACGATCCGCTGCGGGGTCGCGCCGTTCTCGGGCGGCGACGGGTTGAAGTCGAGGTCGAGCTGGTCGTTGACCTGGGCCACGGGGCCGCCCTGGCGCACCGGCCCGGCGTCCGGGATGCTCGCGCACGCCGCCAGCGCCAGCGCGAGGACCGCGGCGATCGCCGCTCCGAGGCCGCGCACCGTCCGCGGCCTCATGCGCGGGCCTCGCTTCCCGGCAGGGGGGCGTCGTCGACGGCGGTGTCGTAGGCCGGCGTGTCGTCCACTTCGGCGTCGCCGGCCGGGCCGGCGTCGGCCGCCGCCGGCTCGCGCCGCCCCGGCTTCGTCCCCGCGTCCAGGGGAGGCAGCGGCAGCGGGGAGGCGATGATCCCCTTGCCCGTGAACCGCGGCAGGGTCAGCCGGAAGCACGACCCCTCCCCCGGCATCGACCAGACCTGGAGCCAGCCCGAGTGCAGCGTGGCGTCCTCCAGGGAGATGGCGAGGCCGAGCCCGGTGCCGCCGAGCGTGCGCTTGCGGGACGGGTCGGCGCGCCAGAACCGGTCGAAGACGTGGTTGACGTCCTGCTGGCTCATGCCGATCCCGTAGTCGCGGACGGTCAGCGCGACGGCCGTCTCGTTGCTGTCCACGGTGACCACCACCGGCGCGCCCTCGCCGTGCTCGATCGCGTTGCCGATGAGGTTGCGCACGACGCGGCGGATGCGGCGCGGGTCCATGCCCACATCGAAGTAGCCGCCGGGGGCCTCCAGCCGCAGCTCCGAGCCGTTCTGCTCGGCGAGGGTGCGGAGCTCGTCGACGACCTCCTCGCCCAGCCGGACGAGGTTGGTGGGCTCCGGGTCGAGCGCCACGGAGCCGGCGTCGTAGCGGCTGATCTCGAGCAGGTCGGAGAGCAGCCGGTCGAAGCGCTCGATCTGGGTGTGCAGCAGCTCGGCCGTGCGCGAGGTCGCCGGCGGGAAGGAGCCGCGCTGGTCGTAGATGACGTCGCCCGCGAGCCGGATGGTCGTCAGCGGCGTCCGCAGCTCGTGCGACACGTCCGACACGAAGCGCTGCTGGAGCTGCGAGAGCGTCGCGAGCTGGTTGATCTGGCTCTGCATGCTGTCCGCCATCCCGTTGAACGAGCGGGCGAGCGACGCGAAGACATCCTCGCCCTTCTCGGGGATGCGCACCGCGAGGTCGCCGGCGGCCAGCCGCTCACTGGTGCGGGCGGCGACGCGGATCGGCTCGACCACGAAGCGCACGATCAGCCAGGTGATCGCGCCGATCAGCACGATCAGCGCAAGTCCGGCCAGGAGGAGAGTGTTCTGCACGAACAGCAGCGTGTTCTCCGAGTCGCGCAGGTTGTAGCCGATGTACAGCTCGTAGTGGCCGTACATCGGCAGGGTGAGCTGGGTGCCGACCACGATGCCGGGGTCGGTGGAGTCCGTTCCGGCGGGGAGCGCGACCGACTGGTAGAACTGCTTGGTCCCGCCGTTCTCGACGGCCGTGCGCAGCTGCTGCGAGATGACCGGGTTGAGCGCGGGGCTGCCGCGGTCCGGCGGAGCGAGGACGCTGGTGTCCTGCCCGGGCACGCGGTAGGCGGCGATCAGCCGGCTGGAGGTCGACGCCTGCACCGCCTGCAGGGTGGAGTTGAGCAGGTTCTTCCCGCTGTCGCCCGAGGAGATGTCCGACGCGTTCAGCGTCGACTGGGCGGCCGTCGTCGCCCGGCTGGAGTCGCGCAGCGCCTGGTCGAGCCGCGACTGGTAGAGGTCGTTGCTGATGCTGAGCGCCATGTAGACGCCGGTGACGAGGATCGCGACGCCGGTCAGGAGCAGCGTGATCGCGACGGTGCGCAGCTGCAGCGAGCGTCTCCAGAGGCGCGCCAGGTCGGAGGGCAGCTGCCGCCACCACTCCCTGTCCGGCCACCGGAAGCGCATCGCGGCCTCCCGGTCAGGTCGCCGCGCCGGCGCGGTAGCCCACCCCGCGCACGGTCATCACGATCTTGGGGTTGTCCGGGTCCTGCTCCACCTTGGCGCGCAGGCGCTGGACGTGCACGTTCACCAGCCGGGTGTCCGCCTTGTAGTGGTAGCCCCAGACCTGCTCCAGCAACATCTCCCGGGTGAACACCTGCTGCGGCTTGGAGGCCAGCGCGAGCAGGAGGTCGAACTCCAGCGGCGTGAGCGCGATGCGGGAGTCGCCGCGGCGCACCTCGTGGCCGGCGACGTCGACGACGAGGTCGCCGACTCGCAGCTGCTCGGCGGGCGGGCTGGTCGGTGCGGGCCGCAGCCGGGTGCGGATGCGCGCCACCAGCTCCTTCGGGTTGAAGGGCTTGACCATGTAGTCGTCGGCGCCGGACTCCAGGCCCTTGACGACGTCGGCGGTGTCGGACTTGGCGGTGAGCATGATGACGGGGGTGCCGGACTCGGCGCGGATGCGACCGCAGACCTCGATCCCGTCGAGGCCGGGCAGCATCAGGTCGAGCAGGACGAGGTCGGGCTTGGCCGCGCGGAAGATGTCGAGCGCCTGGGCGCCGTCTTCGCAGAACACGGGGTCGAATCCCTCGGTGCGGAGCACGATGCCGATCATCTCGGCGAGGGCGGTGTCGTCGTCGACCACCAGGATGCGACTAGTCATGTCCGAAGAATCCCCTGAACCCCTCTCGGGCGGCGCGCGCCGCAGCTGTAACGGGACAAGCGTAGTCGCTGAGGCTGCACGAGCCTTGTATGCCCGCCCGATGCGCGCTGTGGGCACGTCGAGACTGTGGAGGAACGGGTCGTCCGCGTGCCCTGTGGGCGGGGCATCGCCGCAGCGTCGGATGTGCCAGCATGGGAGCACCGCATCAGACGGGGGATGAGAGGCACGGCGTGAGCGACGACCAGAGCTGGCGGGCACCGGAGGCGTCCGAGGGCGCAGGGGCGGGCGACGCGGCGCCCGGAGTGCCTGCGCCGGACGGGTCGACGCCCTCCGCTCCGCCGCCCGCGGCTCCCGCCGCGGCTCCCGCGGTTCCGCAGTACGGCGAGTACGCGCCGGGGTACGGGCAGCAGCAGGGGTATCCGCAGCAACCCGGCTATCCGCAGCAGCCGCCGTACGGGCAGCAGGGCTATCCGCAGCCCGGCTACCCGCAGCAGGGCTACCCGCAGCAGGGGTACCAGCAGCCCGGCTGGCAGTACGACTACTCGCAGGGCTGGCAGCAGCAGGGCTGGCAGCAGCCCTACGGGTCCGCCGGCGCGCAGCCGGGCTGGGCCCCGCCGCCCAAGCCGGGCTTGATCCCGCTGCGTCCGCTGTCGTTCGGCACACTGATCGGCGCGCCCTTCCAGGCTCTGCGCCGCAACCCCAAGATCACCGTCGGGGCCGCGCTCCTCCTCCAGGGCGTCCCGACGATCCTGGTCACGGCCCTCCTCTACGGCGGCTTCTTCCTCCTCTTCTCCCGCATCCAGAACGCGAGCGCCGCGGACCGCGACACCATCACGGCGGGCGCCGTAGGCGGCAGCATCGTCCTCGGCGTGCTCGTCGTCGTCATCTCCGGCATCTTCAGCGCGCTGCTGCAGGGCATCGTCGTCTCCGAGGTGTCCCGCGAGACCCTCGGCGAGAAGCTGACCTTCCGCGCGCTCTGGCAGCTCTTCCGCACGCGCTTCGGCGCGCTGGTCGGCTGGACGTTCCTCTGGTCCCTGTTCTGGCTCGTCGCCCTCGCGCTCGTGGTCGCGATCATCGTCGCCCTCGCGATGCTGGGCGGCACGGCCGGGGTCATCGGCGCCGTCCTCGTCGGCCTCGGCGGGAGCATCGGCCTGGTGGTCGTCTTCGTCTGGCTCTACACCAAGCTCTCGATCGTGCCGAGCGCCCTGGTCATCGAGCGGCTGCCGTTCCGCGCCGCGATCTCGCGCTCCTGGCGGCTCACGACCGGCTACTTCTGGCGCACCTTCGGCGTGATCATCCTGCTCTGGCTGATCATCTACGCCGTGACCCAGGTGATCGCGTTCCCGTTCGCGCTCCTCGGCGGCATGCTCGGGGGCGTGTTCGCGCCGACGTCGCTGAGCACGCCCGATCAGAGCTCGTTCGCACAGATCTTCGTCAGTCAGCTGGGCGTCAACCTGATCTCGTCCGTCGTCACGGCGATCGTCGGCGCGATCGGCAGCGTCGTCCAGTCCGCCGCGCTCGGCCTGATCTACATCGACCTGCGGATGCGCAAGGAGGGGCTCGACCTCGAGCTCGTGCGGTTCGTCGAGGCCAGGCAGACCGGCCAGGACCTCCCCGACCCGTACACGCAGCCGGCGCCGACAGCGACCTGGCCGGGCGCCTGAGCGTGCGCTTCGACGTCCCGGTCGACCCGAGCTCGCCGCAGGCTCAGGACTGGATCCGCAACGAGCTCGCCAAGCCCGAGTACCAGGCGGCCAAGCCGACCTGGTTCGACATCGCCTCCAAGGCGGTGCAGGACTGGCTCGCCTCGCTGCTCAACGGGCCGACCGGGAGCGCGGGCCCCGTCCTCCTGGTGGTGGTCGTGCTGATCGCCGCCGCGCTCATCGTCGTCGCGTTCGTCGTCTTCGGGCGCCCGCGGGTCAACCGACGCGCCGCGTCCGCCCCGCGCGCGCTGTTCGGCGCGGGCGACGCCCGTTCCGCGGACGAGCTGCGGCGCTCGGCGGCCGACGCCGCCCGCGCGGAGGACTGGCCGCTGGCGATCGAGGAGCAGTTCCGCGCGATCGCGGTCTCGCTGGACGAGCGCACCCTCGTGGAGGTGCGGCCCGGCACCACCGCGACCGAGTTCGCGTCGCAGGCCTCGCGCGCGGCGCCCGCGAAGGCGGCCGCGCTCCGCCAGGCCGCCCGGACCTTCGACGAGGTCCGTTACCTCGACCGGCCCGGCTCCGAGGCCGGCTACCGGCAGCTCCTCGACCTCGACGGGCAGCTGCAGCGCGTCCGGCCGGACCAGGAGGCCGTTGTCGCATGACAGGGACCTTCGCACCGCACACAGACCGGCCGGCCGAGCCGGACGTCGCCCCCGCGGTCTCCCCCACCGTGCGGCGCACGGCCCGGCGGGCGGTCCCGTGGATCGTCCTCGCCGCGATCGCGGTGCTCGTCGCCCTCTCCGGCCTCCTGCTGAACGGCGGCGGCGCCGTCGTGGGCGACCCGCTGAGCTCGACCAACCCGGGCCCGGCCGGCGGCCGGGCGATCGCGCAGGTCCTCGGCCAGCACGGCGTGACCGTCCGCACGGCGGGCACGCTGGACGAGGTGCGCTCGGCGGCGGGCGACGACACCACGGTGCTCGTCTTCGACCCGCAGGGCAACCTGGACCGGCAGGGGTACGAACAGCTCAGCTCGATCGCGAGCACCATCGTCCTGGTCGAGCCGGACTTCGCGGCGCTGCAGGCCCTCGCTCCCGGCGTGCACGCCGCGGGCGCCACCGACTCCACCGCGACGGCCGGCTGCGACCTGCCGGCCGCCCGGCGCGCCGGGAGCATCGACCCGCGGCCGACCGCCGACACCGACGGCGCGAGTTCACCGGGCAGCTTCCGGGCGACCGGCGACGCCACCGCGTGCTTCGAGTCCTCCGGCGGCCGCGCGGCCCTGGTGAGCACGACGCACGAGGGCCGCAACGTCCACCTGCTCGGCTCGGCCAGCGTTCTGATGAACGACGGCGTGGAGCGGCTGGGCAACGCCGCGCTGGGCCTCGGCCTGCTCGGCGATCACCGCACGCTGGTCTGGTACCTTCCCGGCCTCCTCGACCGGCCGGTCACCGGAGCGCCCGACCTCGCGTCGCTCACCCCGGGATGGGTGACCCCCGTCGTGATCCTGCTGACGCTGGTGTTCCTCGCCGCGGCGATCTGGCGCGGCAGGCGGTTCGGCCCGCTCGTGGTCGAGCACCTCCCCGTGGTCGTGCGCGCGGGCGAGACGCGCGAGGGCCGCGCCCGCCTCTATCAGCGCTCGTCCGCGCGGCTCCGCGCCGCCGACGCGCTGCGGATCGGGGCGATCGGCCGCCTCGCCGGGCTGGTCGGCCTCCCCCGCGTCGCCACCACCGAGGAGGTCGCCGACGCCGTCGCGGCGATCACCGGCCGCGACCGCCCCGGCATCCTGTTCCTGCTCCTCGAGCAGCATCCGCGCAGCGACCGGGAGCTCATCGCGCTCTCCGACGGGCTCGCCGAACTCGAACGCGCGACGGCCGACGCCGCCTCGCCGCACACCCCGCGAACGACCGGAAGAATGGAACAATGACCGACCTCACGACCGGATCCCCCTCCGTCACGGCAGCGCAGGGCGCCGCGGCGGCGCCGTCCTCCGCCGGCTCCACCGACCTCCGGCACGCGCTGGCGCGGGTGCGCGCGGAGGTCGGCAAGGCCGTCGTCGGCCAGGAGGGCGCCGTCACCGGGCTGATCATCGCGCTCCTCGCCCGCGGCCACGTCCTCCTGGAGGGCGTGCCCGGCGTCGCGAAGACGCTGCTGGTGCGCTCGCTCAGCCAGGCCCTCAGCCTCTCGACGACCCGCATCCAGTTCACGCCCGACCTGATGCCGGGCGACGTGACCGGCTCGCTCGTGTACGACGCGCAGACCGGCGGCTTCGTGTTCCGCGAGGGTCCCGTCTTCACGAACATCCTGCTCGCCGACGAGATCAACCGGACGCCGCCGAAGACGCAGTCGGCGCTCCTGGAAGCGATGGAGGAGCGCCAGGTCAGCGTCGACGGCGTGAGCCGCCGCCTCCCCGATCCCTTCATCGTGGCGGCCACCCAGAACCCGATCGAGTACGAGGGCACGTACACGCTCCCCGAGGCGCAGCTCGACCGCTTCCTGCTCAAGCTCACCCTGGACGTGCCGGAGCGCGACGCCGAGGTGGAGGTGCTGCGCAGGCACGCGGGCGGCTTCGACCCGCGCGACCTCGCCGGCGCGGGAGTCACGCCCGTGCTCGACGCCCGCCAGCTGGAGGCCGCGCGCGCCGCGGCGGCCGCGGTGGGCGCGAACCCCGACGTGCTGGCCTACATCGTCGACCTGGCGCGCGCCACCCGGCGCAGCCCGTCCGTGCGCCTCGGTGTGAGCCCGCGCGGCACGACCGCCCTGCTCGCGGCCGCCAAGGCGTGGGCGTGGCTCTCCGGCTACGACTCGATCACCCCGGACCACGTCCAGGCGATGCTCGTGCCGGTCTGGCGGCACCGGATCCAGCTGCGGCCGGAGGCGGAGCTGGAGGGCGTGGGCGCCGACGCCGTGCTGCGCTCGATCGTCCAGCAGGTCCAGGTCCCGATCTAGGCCCGCAGATGACCGTGTCCGGACGTTTCGTCGCCCTGCTCGCGCTGGGCGCCGTCCCCGTCGTGCTGCTCGGCGGCCAGGCGGGGCTCGCCTACGCCGCGCTCGGCGGCTGGGTGCTGCTGTGCCTGGCGCTGGGGTCGATCGACCTCGCGCTGGCAGTGTCCCCGCGCCGGCTCCGGCTCAGCAGGGAGCTGCCCGCCCGGGTGCGCCTCGGGACGGAGGCCACGAGCGCGCTGTTCGTCACGAACGCCGGGACGCGGACGCTGCGCGGCACGCTCCGGGACGCCTGGGAGCCGTCCGCGGGCGCCGAGCCGACCCGCACCGCCATCGCCATCCCGCCGGGGGAACGCCGGCGCGTGCAGGTGTCGCTGACGCCGTGGCGGCGCGGCGAGCGACGGGTGGAGCAGGTCACCGTCCGGGCGTGGGGGCCGCTGGGCCTGTGGGCGCGCCAGGCGACGCTGGCCGCGCCCGGCCGCATCCGGGTGCTGCCGCCGTTCGCCTCGCGCAAGCACCTGCCGTCGCGGCTCGCCCGGCTCCGGGAGCTGGAGGGCGCCACGAGCGTCATGCTGCGCGGCCAGGGCACCGAGTTCGACTCGCTGCGCGAGTACGTGCGCGGCGACGACGTGCGCTCCATCGACTGGCGGGCGACCGCCCGCAGGCACGACCCGACCGGAGGCCGCGGCGCGCGCGTGATGGTGCGCACTTGGCGGCCGGAGCGCGACCGCCGGGTGGTCCTGGTGATCGACACCGCC of Leifsonia shinshuensis contains these proteins:
- the hpf gene encoding ribosome hibernation-promoting factor, HPF/YfiA family; translation: MDINIVGRNLGITDRFREYATEKADKVAHLAERAISFEIKVSRHNEKLGSQNGDDRVELTLVGPRAVVRSEATGTDKYAAFDIALGKLLERVRRAKDRRKVHRGQHRPTSLREASTDGFSAVGLAAAPVSVLDQVRTGSVPAVTDEAEEAGETEEEYSPVVIRQKVFASIPMTVDDALYYMELVGHDFYLFVDQETKRPSVVYRRKGWDYGVIALDDDAEELQEVATASRKLG
- a CDS encoding ComF family protein → MTISDTRSRPSPLPLLRDAVLDAAAVLLPVSCAGCSAPDRSLCADCTRALTQDLRSRTVQGVTVWSSLDYADVPRAVLLAYKDAGRVDTTRALARSLRPALAAAHDGGPPGHGVPSVPVLIPSTRAAWRKRGYHPTGAVLARTRVLPPPLWRALRLTRQTADQAGLGSAARAGNRAGSMVASRRLRGRRCVIVDDIVTSGATIAEAARAITAAGGSVAGAATIARTPLRRR
- a CDS encoding LpqB family beta-propeller domain-containing protein — its product is MRPRTVRGLGAAIAAVLALALAACASIPDAGPVRQGGPVAQVNDQLDLDFNPSPPENGATPQRIVQGFIDAASSPKNNFAIAREYLTRSMGASWNPDESVTVDDGRSRTFDHTGNQWSVDVNPVANVDSVGAYHPVSSNAPVGLSYQLTKENGQWRIAVAPDGVVIDDPTFRAVYSQQTLYFYNADYSYLVPDARWFPARVAAAATRVASAVLAGPAKWLNGAVTSAFPQGTQLAVPSVTTSNGVAHVDLSSEAGQADQLQLQRMQLQLEQSLGSLASSVQLSIEGNTQQIAQLPDNAVPLQDPPVDSHAIVYRGESFGLLNGSTITPLSGLSDKVVALQPSAATVNAARDEVAVLSHGVAVLVRKSGDPVHVDLRPGLIAPALDNQGWLWSVPSTAPNAIQVAGANGQPHAVKVDWPGAVGIVALAVSRDGTRVVAVLRTGSGYAVVAAGVVRGADGLPTSITAPIELTVGDGSPTSIAWTGELTVVVLSATSGDATGINEQTIGGTSSTTAGPSAGRTIVGAGGLSRYLVLAGDGTLQAPTGSGWQTQTDKVGAVAVQLGQP
- the mtrB gene encoding MtrAB system histidine kinase MtrB translates to MRFRWPDREWWRQLPSDLARLWRRSLQLRTVAITLLLTGVAILVTGVYMALSISNDLYQSRLDQALRDSSRATTAAQSTLNASDISSGDSGKNLLNSTLQAVQASTSSRLIAAYRVPGQDTSVLAPPDRGSPALNPVISQQLRTAVENGGTKQFYQSVALPAGTDSTDPGIVVGTQLTLPMYGHYELYIGYNLRDSENTLLFVQNTLLLAGLALIVLIGAITWLIVRFVVEPIRVAARTSERLAAGDLAVRIPEKGEDVFASLARSFNGMADSMQSQINQLATLSQLQQRFVSDVSHELRTPLTTIRLAGDVIYDQRGSFPPATSRTAELLHTQIERFDRLLSDLLEISRYDAGSVALDPEPTNLVRLGEEVVDELRTLAEQNGSELRLEAPGGYFDVGMDPRRIRRVVRNLIGNAIEHGEGAPVVVTVDSNETAVALTVRDYGIGMSQQDVNHVFDRFWRADPSRKRTLGGTGLGLAISLEDATLHSGWLQVWSMPGEGSCFRLTLPRFTGKGIIASPLPLPPLDAGTKPGRREPAAADAGPAGDAEVDDTPAYDTAVDDAPLPGSEARA
- the mtrA gene encoding MtrAB system response regulator MtrA, which codes for MTSRILVVDDDTALAEMIGIVLRTEGFDPVFCEDGAQALDIFRAAKPDLVLLDLMLPGLDGIEVCGRIRAESGTPVIMLTAKSDTADVVKGLESGADDYMVKPFNPKELVARIRTRLRPAPTSPPAEQLRVGDLVVDVAGHEVRRGDSRIALTPLEFDLLLALASKPQQVFTREMLLEQVWGYHYKADTRLVNVHVQRLRAKVEQDPDNPKIVMTVRGVGYRAGAAT
- a CDS encoding DUF4129 domain-containing protein; this translates as MRFDVPVDPSSPQAQDWIRNELAKPEYQAAKPTWFDIASKAVQDWLASLLNGPTGSAGPVLLVVVVLIAAALIVVAFVVFGRPRVNRRAASAPRALFGAGDARSADELRRSAADAARAEDWPLAIEEQFRAIAVSLDERTLVEVRPGTTATEFASQASRAAPAKAAALRQAARTFDEVRYLDRPGSEAGYRQLLDLDGQLQRVRPDQEAVVA
- a CDS encoding DUF4350 domain-containing protein, producing the protein MTGTFAPHTDRPAEPDVAPAVSPTVRRTARRAVPWIVLAAIAVLVALSGLLLNGGGAVVGDPLSSTNPGPAGGRAIAQVLGQHGVTVRTAGTLDEVRSAAGDDTTVLVFDPQGNLDRQGYEQLSSIASTIVLVEPDFAALQALAPGVHAAGATDSTATAGCDLPAARRAGSIDPRPTADTDGASSPGSFRATGDATACFESSGGRAALVSTTHEGRNVHLLGSASVLMNDGVERLGNAALGLGLLGDHRTLVWYLPGLLDRPVTGAPDLASLTPGWVTPVVILLTLVFLAAAIWRGRRFGPLVVEHLPVVVRAGETREGRARLYQRSSARLRAADALRIGAIGRLAGLVGLPRVATTEEVADAVAAITGRDRPGILFLLLEQHPRSDRELIALSDGLAELERATADAASPHTPRTTGRMEQ
- a CDS encoding AAA family ATPase; its protein translation is MTDLTTGSPSVTAAQGAAAAPSSAGSTDLRHALARVRAEVGKAVVGQEGAVTGLIIALLARGHVLLEGVPGVAKTLLVRSLSQALSLSTTRIQFTPDLMPGDVTGSLVYDAQTGGFVFREGPVFTNILLADEINRTPPKTQSALLEAMEERQVSVDGVSRRLPDPFIVAATQNPIEYEGTYTLPEAQLDRFLLKLTLDVPERDAEVEVLRRHAGGFDPRDLAGAGVTPVLDARQLEAARAAAAAVGANPDVLAYIVDLARATRRSPSVRLGVSPRGTTALLAAAKAWAWLSGYDSITPDHVQAMLVPVWRHRIQLRPEAELEGVGADAVLRSIVQQVQVPI